The Pantoea sp. At-9b genome includes a window with the following:
- a CDS encoding alpha/beta fold hydrolase has protein sequence MSTFKTKDGVNLYYKDWGKGQPVLFSHGWPLDADMWDSQMNFLAERGYRVIAFDRRGFGRSEQPWEGYDYDTFADDIHGLIEHLQLSDVTLVGFSMGGGDVSRYLGRYGSAKVKGLVLLGAVTPIFGKTSDHPEGVESAVFDGIKAGLRQDRAQFIKDFAVPFYGTNAGQTVSDGVMIQTLNIALLASLKGTLDCVTAFSETDFRADIAKVDVPTLVIHGSNDQIVPFEATGKLVHEMIKGSELKVYENGPHGFAVTHQDQLNADLLAFLQRN, from the coding sequence ATGAGCACTTTCAAGACTAAAGACGGCGTAAACCTGTACTACAAAGATTGGGGCAAAGGTCAACCGGTGCTGTTCAGCCACGGCTGGCCGCTGGATGCTGACATGTGGGACAGTCAGATGAATTTCCTGGCGGAACGTGGCTACCGGGTGATTGCGTTTGACCGCCGTGGCTTTGGTCGCTCTGAACAACCGTGGGAAGGTTATGACTACGACACCTTCGCCGACGATATTCATGGCCTGATTGAGCATCTGCAACTCAGCGATGTCACGCTGGTGGGCTTCTCCATGGGCGGAGGTGATGTATCGCGTTACCTTGGCCGCTATGGTAGCGCGAAGGTGAAAGGATTGGTGCTGCTGGGCGCGGTCACCCCTATTTTTGGCAAAACCAGCGATCATCCGGAAGGGGTGGAAAGTGCGGTATTTGACGGCATTAAAGCGGGATTACGTCAGGATCGTGCGCAATTTATTAAAGATTTCGCGGTGCCTTTTTATGGGACCAATGCCGGACAGACGGTGTCTGATGGCGTCATGATCCAGACACTGAATATCGCGCTGCTGGCCTCACTGAAAGGTACGTTGGATTGTGTTACGGCGTTTTCCGAGACCGATTTCCGCGCCGATATCGCCAAAGTGGATGTGCCGACACTGGTGATCCACGGTAGCAATGACCAAATCGTGCCGTTCGAAGCCACCGGTAAGCTGGTGCACGAGATGATTAAAGGGTCTGAGCTGAAGGTGTATGAGAATGGCCCGCACGGCTTTGCGGTGACGCATCAGGATCAGCTGAATGCGGATCTGCTGGCGTTTTTACAACGCAACTAA
- a CDS encoding LysR family transcriptional regulator → MFNPQWLKSFAMLAELGSFTDSADRLGITQAAVSQHIRHLEQQLGPLILRSKRPLELTPAGLALLDYCQEVDRAQRHLTLRLSEEDVTCGEVSLISPGSIGLRLYPLLLELQQQHPDLSIRHRFAPDSEVIDAVLHNRYEMGLVTQKPDDKRLVAEKFAEEPLELVVPAGVKIHSWADLDTLGYIDHPDGQAMATRLLSRRFPGNPGVRNLPQRGFSNQISLILEPVARGLGFAVLPQSARLAFARQAHIQVESCGVSLVDTIWLIHRAEWPLSGRAQQALRWLEGKV, encoded by the coding sequence ATGTTCAATCCACAATGGTTAAAATCCTTCGCTATGCTGGCGGAGCTGGGAAGTTTTACGGACAGCGCAGATCGGCTGGGGATTACCCAGGCGGCGGTGAGCCAGCATATCCGCCATCTGGAGCAGCAACTGGGGCCACTCATCCTGCGCAGCAAACGGCCGCTGGAGCTGACACCCGCCGGGCTGGCGCTGCTGGATTATTGCCAGGAAGTGGATCGCGCCCAGCGCCATCTGACGCTGCGTTTAAGCGAGGAAGACGTGACCTGTGGCGAAGTCAGCCTGATTTCGCCGGGCAGCATTGGCTTGCGCCTCTACCCGCTGCTGCTGGAACTACAGCAGCAGCACCCGGATCTCAGTATTCGCCATCGTTTTGCACCGGATAGCGAGGTCATTGATGCGGTGCTGCATAACCGCTACGAGATGGGACTGGTGACGCAAAAGCCGGATGACAAGCGGCTGGTGGCGGAGAAATTTGCCGAGGAGCCACTGGAGTTGGTGGTGCCTGCCGGGGTGAAGATCCACAGTTGGGCGGATCTGGACACGCTGGGCTATATCGATCACCCCGATGGTCAGGCGATGGCGACACGTTTGCTGAGCCGCCGTTTTCCCGGCAATCCGGGAGTGCGGAATCTACCGCAACGTGGTTTCAGCAATCAGATCAGTTTGATCCTTGAACCGGTGGCGCGCGGCCTGGGTTTTGCGGTGCTCCCGCAGTCGGCACGGCTGGCGTTTGCCCGGCAAGCGCATATTCAGGTGGAGAGTTGCGGCGTGTCGCTGGTGGATACCATCTGGTTGATCCATCGCGCCGAGTGGCCGCTGTCGGGACGTGCGCAGCAGGCACTGCGCTGGCTGGAGGGCAAGGTGTGA
- a CDS encoding alcohol dehydrogenase catalytic domain-containing protein, translating to MFNVPEDWRGWVWQGGNTPNDLQDRYLATESLAPGDVLVQNAAIGLNPVDWKVLDSQIGQVPGVDGAGTVVAIGPEVDQRWLGARVAYHQSLQRPGSFAEFTPIAAQVLLRIPDAIDFATAAAFPCPALTAWQAIEKVPTQPGAPLLIAGAGGSVGHFLVQLAQARGFAVTTQSSERHFSRLQALGAKCTVSDPRHNAARFYAVIDAISPEHAASLADLLLANGHLVCIQGRVEQWPCSPFGRALSLHEVALGALHQHGDAAQWHALTQQGERMLAQIAQGTLHSELLLHFPYDQLPAQLQALQHRNFSGKQIIVL from the coding sequence ATGTTTAATGTGCCAGAGGACTGGCGCGGTTGGGTATGGCAGGGTGGCAACACGCCAAATGACTTGCAGGATCGCTATCTGGCGACTGAATCCTTAGCACCCGGCGATGTGCTGGTACAGAACGCGGCGATTGGCCTCAATCCGGTGGACTGGAAGGTGCTCGACAGCCAGATCGGCCAGGTACCTGGCGTAGATGGTGCAGGCACCGTGGTGGCAATTGGCCCCGAAGTCGATCAACGCTGGCTTGGCGCGCGCGTGGCTTATCACCAGAGCCTGCAACGTCCCGGTAGCTTTGCCGAATTCACGCCGATCGCCGCCCAGGTGTTGCTGCGTATCCCGGACGCCATCGATTTCGCCACCGCCGCCGCCTTCCCCTGCCCGGCGCTCACCGCCTGGCAGGCGATTGAGAAAGTGCCCACACAACCCGGTGCACCGTTGTTGATTGCCGGTGCCGGCGGTTCCGTCGGGCATTTTCTGGTGCAACTGGCACAGGCTCGCGGTTTTGCGGTGACAACACAGAGCAGCGAGCGCCACTTTTCACGGCTGCAAGCACTGGGGGCGAAGTGCACGGTGAGCGATCCCCGGCACAATGCAGCGCGCTTCTATGCCGTGATTGATGCCATCAGCCCGGAACACGCTGCAAGCCTGGCCGATCTGTTGCTGGCGAACGGCCATCTGGTGTGCATTCAGGGCCGGGTCGAGCAGTGGCCTTGCTCGCCGTTCGGGCGCGCGTTATCGCTGCACGAAGTGGCGCTGGGCGCGTTGCATCAGCATGGTGACGCGGCGCAATGGCACGCGTTAACGCAGCAAGGTGAACGGATGCTGGCGCAAATCGCACAGGGAACCTTACACAGCGAGTTACTGCTGCATTTTCCTTACGACCAGCTCCCGGCCCAGTTGCAGGCGTTACAGCATCGTAACTTCAGCGGCAAACAGATTATTGTGCTTTAA
- a CDS encoding lactoylglutathione lyase family protein has product MTAPYPRTFSHIGLSVTDLDAAVKFYTEVMGWYLIMPPTEIQEDDSAIGVMCSDVFGGGWEKFRIAHLSTGDRVGVEIFEFKAAEKPENNFEYWKTGVFHFCVQDPDVEGLAAKIVAAGGKQRMPVREYFPGEKPYRMVYMEDPFGNIIEIYSHSYELTYSAGAYV; this is encoded by the coding sequence ATGACTGCTCCTTACCCACGTACCTTTTCTCATATCGGCCTGTCGGTCACCGATCTCGACGCTGCCGTCAAGTTTTACACCGAAGTGATGGGCTGGTATCTGATTATGCCGCCGACCGAAATTCAGGAAGATGATTCCGCCATTGGCGTGATGTGCAGTGATGTATTTGGCGGTGGCTGGGAGAAATTCCGCATCGCGCATCTCTCCACCGGCGACCGTGTTGGCGTGGAAATCTTTGAGTTCAAAGCGGCAGAAAAACCTGAGAACAATTTCGAGTACTGGAAAACCGGCGTGTTCCATTTCTGCGTCCAGGATCCGGATGTCGAGGGTCTGGCTGCGAAAATCGTCGCCGCTGGCGGCAAACAGCGTATGCCGGTGCGTGAATATTTCCCCGGCGAGAAGCCGTACCGCATGGTGTATATGGAAGATCCGTTCGGCAACATCATTGAGATCTACAGCCACAGCTATGAGCTGACCTACTCGGCAGGTGCCTATGTTTAA
- a CDS encoding NADH:flavin oxidoreductase/NADH oxidase: MSGLFSPFTLKDVTLRNRIAIPPMCQYSAIDGLSNEWHYVHYSSQARGGAGLVIVEATAVSPEGRITPACLGIWNDTQAEKLARIAREIKAAGAVPGIQIGHAGRKASANKPWEGDDHIAEHDANGWETLSPSAIAFGNNLPRVPKAMTLDDIKRVRDDFVSAAKRARDAGFEWLELHFAHGYLAQSFFSVHANQRSDEYGGDAVGRSRFLRETFDAVREVWPENLPLTARFGVLEFDGRDEETMQEAITLTQYWRSNGLDLLSVSMGFSTPDANIPWGSPFMAPIAARVRREAAIPVASAWGIDTPHIANATIEQGQLDLVMVGRAHLKNPHWPYHAALALGKDAPSWVLPAPYAHWLERYRVSED, encoded by the coding sequence ATGTCAGGGTTATTTTCTCCGTTCACGCTCAAAGACGTGACGCTGCGTAACCGTATCGCGATACCACCGATGTGTCAGTACAGCGCCATTGATGGCCTGAGTAACGAGTGGCACTACGTCCATTACAGCAGCCAGGCACGCGGCGGAGCCGGTCTGGTGATTGTTGAGGCCACCGCAGTCTCGCCGGAAGGCCGCATTACTCCGGCCTGTCTGGGCATCTGGAACGACACTCAGGCCGAAAAACTGGCGCGTATCGCCCGGGAGATTAAAGCCGCAGGTGCGGTGCCGGGCATCCAGATTGGTCATGCCGGCCGTAAAGCCAGCGCTAATAAGCCGTGGGAAGGTGACGATCATATCGCGGAACATGATGCCAACGGCTGGGAAACCCTCTCGCCGTCGGCCATCGCCTTTGGTAACAACCTGCCGCGCGTGCCGAAAGCCATGACGCTGGATGACATCAAACGCGTGCGTGATGATTTCGTCAGCGCCGCCAAACGTGCGCGTGACGCCGGTTTCGAATGGCTGGAGTTGCACTTCGCCCACGGCTATCTGGCACAGAGCTTCTTCTCGGTTCACGCCAATCAGCGCAGCGACGAATATGGCGGCGATGCCGTTGGCCGTAGCCGTTTCCTGCGCGAAACCTTTGATGCGGTGCGTGAGGTGTGGCCGGAAAACCTGCCGCTGACCGCGCGTTTTGGCGTGCTGGAGTTTGATGGCCGCGACGAAGAGACGATGCAGGAAGCCATTACTCTGACCCAATATTGGCGCAGCAACGGGTTGGATCTATTGAGCGTCAGCATGGGCTTCTCTACCCCGGATGCCAATATTCCCTGGGGCAGTCCGTTTATGGCCCCGATTGCTGCACGTGTGCGCCGCGAAGCCGCTATTCCGGTCGCATCCGCCTGGGGGATTGATACCCCGCACATCGCCAATGCCACCATTGAACAAGGTCAGCTGGATCTGGTGATGGTGGGGCGTGCCCACCTGAAAAACCCGCACTGGCCGTATCATGCTGCGCTGGCGCTGGGTAAAGATGCGCCGTCGTGGGTACTACCGGCACCTTATGCACACTGGCTGGAGCGCTACAGGGTCAGTGAAGATTAA
- the treF gene encoding alpha,alpha-trehalase TreF translates to MNTNHQQNNAFEEKRTDAELEYQYDPHELILEGMEDSEPEPELIEGLPAPDALTPADRYLELFEHVQMSRIFADSKTFPDCAPKYDPLDILIRYRRRKRAAEFDLATFVHDHFYLPQHHESFYVSNPDKTLTEHIDELWPVLTKMPQQHMPHSSLLPLPKPYVVPGGRFGETYYWDSYFTMLGLAESGRDDLLRDMADNFAWLIDNYGHVPNGNRTYYLSRSQPPVFALMVELFEEDGIRGAKRYLDHLMKEYQFWMDGAGSLMPDQAYRHVVRMPDGSLLNRYWDDRDTPRDESWIEDVETASKSRRPANEVYRDLRAGAASGWDYSSRWLRDPHRLASIRTTQFIPVDLNAFLYKLELMISTLSHAKGEELTALAWQKKAEIRKRAIHRYLWDKTAGVYRDYDWRRQRFGAFTAAAVVPLFLGLSTPEQAHLQAVALRQLLLTQGGLVTSMVESGEQWDKPNGWAPLQWMAIVGLNNYGEETLATEIAVNWLTTVKNFYALHHKLVEKYDISGDRARPGGGGEYPLQDGFGWTNGVTRRLMAMYGHLLAD, encoded by the coding sequence ATTAATACTAACCACCAGCAAAATAATGCGTTCGAGGAAAAACGTACTGATGCTGAACTGGAGTATCAATACGATCCTCACGAGTTAATACTTGAAGGCATGGAGGATTCGGAGCCGGAGCCAGAGCTGATTGAAGGCCTGCCCGCCCCGGATGCGCTGACGCCTGCCGATCGTTATCTGGAGCTTTTCGAGCATGTACAGATGTCGCGTATATTTGCCGACAGCAAAACCTTTCCTGATTGCGCGCCAAAATATGATCCGCTGGATATATTAATCCGCTATCGCCGCCGGAAACGCGCGGCCGAATTCGATCTCGCTACGTTCGTACATGATCATTTTTATCTGCCGCAGCACCATGAAAGTTTTTATGTGTCGAACCCGGATAAAACCCTGACAGAACATATTGATGAGCTGTGGCCGGTGTTAACTAAAATGCCGCAGCAACATATGCCGCACTCGTCGCTGCTGCCGCTGCCAAAACCCTACGTGGTACCGGGCGGCCGCTTTGGTGAGACTTACTATTGGGATTCTTATTTCACCATGCTCGGCCTGGCGGAGAGCGGTCGTGACGATTTACTGCGTGATATGGCGGATAACTTCGCGTGGCTGATTGATAACTACGGTCACGTACCGAACGGTAACCGCACCTATTATCTCAGCCGTTCGCAGCCGCCGGTGTTTGCGTTGATGGTGGAGTTGTTTGAGGAAGACGGCATTCGCGGTGCGAAACGCTATCTCGACCATCTGATGAAGGAGTACCAGTTCTGGATGGACGGGGCCGGTTCGCTGATGCCCGATCAGGCGTACCGCCATGTGGTGCGTATGCCCGATGGTTCGCTGCTCAACCGCTACTGGGACGACCGCGACACGCCGCGCGATGAGTCCTGGATTGAAGATGTGGAAACCGCCAGCAAATCACGCCGTCCGGCCAATGAGGTCTATCGCGATTTGCGTGCCGGTGCCGCGTCCGGCTGGGATTACTCATCGCGCTGGCTGCGCGATCCCCATCGCCTGGCGAGTATTCGCACCACGCAGTTCATCCCGGTTGATCTGAACGCGTTTCTCTACAAACTGGAGTTGATGATCTCCACCTTGTCACACGCTAAAGGCGAGGAGCTGACGGCGCTGGCGTGGCAGAAGAAAGCCGAGATACGTAAACGCGCGATCCACCGCTATCTGTGGGATAAAACCGCTGGGGTGTATCGTGATTACGACTGGCGTCGCCAACGGTTTGGTGCCTTCACCGCCGCTGCGGTAGTGCCGCTGTTCCTCGGCCTGTCCACACCGGAACAGGCACATTTGCAGGCGGTGGCGCTGCGTCAATTGCTGCTGACCCAGGGTGGCCTGGTCACCTCGATGGTGGAAAGCGGCGAGCAGTGGGACAAACCTAACGGCTGGGCGCCGCTGCAATGGATGGCGATTGTCGGCCTGAACAATTACGGTGAAGAGACGCTGGCAACCGAGATTGCGGTGAACTGGCTAACCACGGTGAAAAACTTCTATGCACTGCATCATAAGCTGGTGGAGAAGTATGACATCAGCGGCGATCGCGCCCGTCCGGGGGGCGGTGGTGAGTATCCGTTACAGGATGGTTTTGGCTGGACTAACGGTGTCACCCGTCGCCTGATGGCGATGTACGGGCATTTGCTGGCAGATTGA